From a region of the Desmodus rotundus isolate HL8 chromosome 7, HLdesRot8A.1, whole genome shotgun sequence genome:
- the INAFM2 gene encoding putative transmembrane protein INAFM2, with protein MKERDAAPAERGKPATYTGDKKAKMAAKTNKKWVRLATVFAYVLSVSLAAIVLAVYYSLIWQPVGAGTSGGAAGPPPGGSNTTGPSGTSAAAAAGPNTTGSSSREAPRDAPPLQATRPTPPEPSADSPGARPLQRPRGPEEDEEEAAAAPGSR; from the coding sequence ATGAAGGAGCGCGACGCGGCCCCGGCCGAGCGGGGCAAGCCGGCCACCTACACCGGGGACAAGAAGGCGAAGATGGCGGCCAAGACCAACAAGAAGTGGGTCCGGCTCGCCACCGTGTTCGCCTACGTGCTCTCCGTGTCTCTGGCCGCCATCGTGCTCGCCGTCTACTACAGCCTCATCTGGCAGCCGGTGGGCGCCGGGACCTCGGGGGGAGCCGCCGGCCCGCCCCCGGGCGGCTCCAACACCACCGGCCCGTCTGGGActtcggcggcggcggcggcgggaccCAACACCACTGGGTCGTCCAGCCGCGAGGCACCGCGCGACGCGCCCCCGCTGCAGGCGACGCGGCCCACGCCTCCGGAGCCTTCTGCGGACAGCCCCGGGGCCCGGCCGCTACAGCGGCCGCGGGGGccggaggaggacgaggaggaagCGGCGGCGGCGCCCGGGAGTCGCTGA
- the CCDC9B gene encoding coiled-coil domain-containing protein 9B, translating to MHSAGPHGAESLMSRQEEKDAELDQRIIALRKKNQALLRRYQEIQEDRRQAEQGGMAVTTPELLQPDGLTITISQVPGEKRVVSQNWARSTRGPGAANEMLTDEELEDHTDSFCLGERVELAVTMENKAEAKRIVSEKSTRARSQGAEGPPREGLGQSCSMQMAVSLDSARKGSFCFYPVVLSVFSCQDAREPQSPGLVPGSAPHRPVWGPLEGDWDYAQWKQEREQIDLARLARHRDAQGHRAPASLGRRAQAGQAAPGARARSGGQKTHNWTKGRTDSFLALEELVFLLQTGVWVLCYPARSPFPLPHLGPRSHRKLQPPPLPPDGKGGTTRGGQCSRSLVAPAICSKARGTDRLTGRARRWETKEDKEEVESQEGSQSSSQTLSEKEHAQTQNRTEQGRPPSAPATSPAPAPPEGPKGESGASTASPVPGSPQTSDLVPLDLSLGGTNSPGPGKSMGVLSPRPGAQESPASQSEGSEQPLGWKDLQAEQEVQACSESQRGTGPLEPRKDRPGKTGVQQGLAPRSRPPRGTGQRVRGRGGVRGRTGVPGPIGRC from the exons ATGCACTCAGCT gGGCCTCATGGGGCCGAGTCTCTGATGAGcaggcaggaagagaaggatgcAGAGCTGGACCAGAGGATAATTGCCCTTCGCAAGAAGAACCAGGCCTTACTCCGCAGGTACCAG GAGATCCAGGAAGACCGTCGGCAGGCGGAGCAGGGGGGCATGGCTGTGACCACGCCGGAGCTCCTCCAACCTGATGGCCTCACCATCACCATCAGCCAGGTTCCCGGT GAAAAGCGGGTGGTCAGCCAAAACTGGGCAAGGAGCACCCGTGGACCTGGAGCGGCCAATGAGATGCTCACAGATGAGGAGCTGGAGGACCACACGGACAGCTTCTGCTTAGGGGAGCGGGTGGAGCTGGCTGTGACCATGGAAAACAAAGCCGAG GCCAAGCGGATCGTAAGTGAGAAGTCCACCAGAGCAAGAAGCCAGGGAGCAGAAGGGCCACCTAGAGAGGGCTTGGGCCAGAGCTGCTCCATGCAGATGGCTGTCAGCTTGGATTCTGCACGGAAG GGCTCTTTCTGCTTCTACCCCGTGGTGCTGAGTGTCTTCTCCTGTCAGGATGCCCGGGAGCCCCAGAGTCCAGGCCTGGTCCCCGGCTCAGCTCCCCACCGGCCAGTGTGGGGGCCCCTGGAAGGGGACTGGGACTATGCCCAGTGGAAGCAGGAGCGGGAGCAGATAGACCTGGCCCGCCTCGCCCGGCACAGAGATGCACAGG GTCACAGGGCTCCAGCAAGCCTCGGGAGgagggcccaggcagggcaggcagcacCAGGG GCTAGGGCTCGATCTGGGGGCCAGAAAACCCACAACTGGACCAAGGGAAGGACCGAcagcttcctggccctggaagaACTGGTATTCCTGCTCCAAACTGGTGTTTGGGTCCTTTGCTACCCCGCCCGTTCCCCTTTTCCTTTGCCACACTTAGGTCCCAGGAGCCACCGGAAGCTACAGCCCCCACCATTGCCCCCTGATGGCAAAG GTGGTACTACTCGGGGTGGGCAGTGTAGCAGATCCTTGGTGGCACCAGCCATATGCAGCAAAGCTCGAGGGACGGATAGGCTGACTGGCAGGGCCCGAAG GTGGGAGACAAAGGAAGATAAGGAGGAAGTGGAGAGCCAGGAG GGAAGTCAAAGCAGCAGCCAGACTCTGAGCGAGAAGGAGCATGCGCAGACACAGAACAGGACGGAGCAGGGCAGGCCCCCGAGTGCCCCAGCaaccagcccagccccagcacccccaGAGGGGCCAAAGGGGGAGTCAGGAGCTTCAACAGCCAGTCCAGTCCCTGGCTCTCCACAAACCTCTGACTTGGTTCCCCTTGACCTCTCTCTAGGAGGTACCAATAGCCCTGGGCCTGGGAAGAGCATGGGTGTGCTCAGTCCAAGGCCCGGGGCCCAGGAGAGTCCTGCGTCCCAGTCAGAGGGTTCCGAGCAGCCCCTGGGGTGGAAGGATCTCCAGGCTGAGCAGGAAGTCCAGGCTTGCTCTGAGTCACAAAGAGGAACAGGGCCCTTAGAACCCAGAAAAGACAGGCCTGGCAAGACTGgggtccagcagggcctggcaccACGAAGCAGGCCCCCCAGAGGAACTGGCCAAAGAGTAAGAGGCAGAGGAGGTGTGAGGGGCAGGACAGGGGTCCCTGGCCCCATAGGGAGATGCTGA